One Lachnospiraceae bacterium C1.1 DNA segment encodes these proteins:
- a CDS encoding bile acid:sodium symporter family protein — protein MVKISEFIGKYMAVIILAIAALAFFLPETCLWVQTSWINYLLMLVMFGMGLTLKSSDFLTVLKRPRDIAVGCLAQFTIMPILAFILCKIFGLNEALMAGVILVGTCPGGTSSNVITFLSKGDVALSVGMTSINTLLAPFLTPLITWLLLRTSVTVDIVSMFLSIIKVVIIPIALGLMINFFFSKYTARAVSALPLVSVAAISLIVASVVSHNSERIRTTGAIVFIVVIIHNILGYIAGFLLGQILKLPIEKTKALSVEIGMQNSGLATALAGTAFPTLVTATVPGAIFSVWHNISGAILANILRNKNNSDL, from the coding sequence ATGGTTAAAATAAGTGAATTTATCGGAAAATACATGGCAGTTATCATACTTGCAATTGCAGCACTTGCTTTCTTTCTGCCTGAAACATGTCTATGGGTTCAGACATCCTGGATCAATTATTTACTAATGCTTGTAATGTTCGGAATGGGTCTAACTCTTAAAAGCAGTGACTTTCTGACAGTTCTCAAACGCCCCCGTGATATAGCAGTTGGATGTTTGGCCCAGTTTACGATCATGCCGATCCTGGCTTTTATTCTTTGCAAAATTTTTGGTCTGAATGAAGCTTTAATGGCCGGAGTGATCCTGGTCGGAACATGTCCGGGTGGTACTTCCAGCAATGTGATCACATTCCTAAGCAAAGGAGATGTTGCTCTTTCTGTAGGAATGACCAGTATAAATACTCTCCTTGCGCCTTTTCTTACACCGCTAATCACCTGGCTTCTGCTTAGAACAAGCGTTACAGTTGATATAGTTTCCATGTTTTTATCAATTATAAAGGTAGTTATAATTCCAATTGCATTGGGGCTCATGATCAATTTTTTCTTCAGTAAATATACCGCCAGAGCTGTCAGTGCTCTTCCGCTCGTTTCAGTAGCTGCGATAAGCCTGATCGTAGCATCTGTCGTGTCACATAATTCCGAAAGGATCAGAACTACAGGAGCCATCGTTTTTATTGTTGTGATAATTCATAATATCCTTGGCTATATTGCCGGCTTCCTTTTAGGTCAGATCCTAAAACTTCCTATTGAAAAAACTAAAGCTCTTTCAGTAGAAATTGGAATGCAAAATTCCGGACTTGCAACAGCTCTTGCCGGAACAGCTTTCCCTACTCTGGTAACGGCTACCGTACCCGGAGCGATCTTCTCCGTATGGCACAACATATCCGGAGCGATACTGGCAAATATCTTACGCAATAAAAATAATTCAGATCTTTAA
- a CDS encoding TetR/AcrR family transcriptional regulator: protein MYQGSNKTALCSQKNIAEGFYELLKEKEYSKITASEICKKSGVSRQTFYSLFSSKENIVSFILSKEYSFNPSEECNCCGRPTLKELSKGFSSFIVQKGDFIDLLVKNNIIYMMQDSLYSSFNCCRNKDSDISSCDFKESDLANDFIASGLTTIAKHYVKNRSDISCQQLEDAIYMLFSGEYLS from the coding sequence ATGTATCAAGGATCTAATAAAACCGCCCTATGTTCACAAAAAAATATTGCGGAAGGCTTTTATGAACTTCTAAAAGAAAAAGAATATTCAAAAATTACTGCAAGTGAAATATGCAAAAAATCCGGTGTATCCCGCCAGACATTTTATTCACTCTTCTCTTCAAAGGAAAATATAGTTTCATTTATACTTTCAAAAGAATATTCCTTTAATCCCAGTGAAGAATGTAATTGCTGCGGTCGTCCCACATTAAAAGAACTCAGCAAGGGATTTTCTTCTTTTATAGTTCAAAAAGGTGATTTCATAGATCTGCTTGTAAAAAATAATATTATATATATGATGCAGGACTCACTCTATTCCAGTTTTAACTGCTGCAGAAATAAAGATTCTGATATTAGTTCCTGCGATTTTAAGGAATCCGATCTGGCTAACGACTTTATAGCATCCGGTCTCACTACGATCGCAAAACACTATGTAAAAAACAGATCTGATATAAGCTGTCAGCAATTAGAAGACGCTATATATATGCTATTCAGCGGCGAATATCTTTCTTGA
- the lon gene encoding endopeptidase La, whose amino-acid sequence MVVVPVYNKQLIAEGNLYFQTEEFKNLGGRAVQGEKVVLLQNKKWQKRNEITEDNFYPIGVSGIISEIDSDGYIVVKVNNRVNLDEISVDSMHNIELSISRRPDTELIDPDRENIVLTKLKEEAKELASRFQYAGFFSKFIDSMKNVGELTAALSYWMKNSNDDKYNMLAEDSAVRRMELMEKAVIEFIEVAKVTTDAASAQEQEYKDMYRESAIKKQIEYLQKELEEMHPENLTDIQKFEKKISESGMNEDAEKEARKVLNRLKQEGKNSPETGILYDYLDFVTGLSWKKQEAEFIDLSEAEKILDDEHYGLEKVKKRVIQQIAVMNLKRKQSGSILLFVGAPGTGKTSIGKSIAKSLGREYVRVSLGGIRDEADIRGHRRTYIGAMPGRIMDAINKSGVTNPVMVLDEIDKLSQSYNGDPASALLEVLDPEQNNTFTDHYMNVPYDLSDVMFICTANSIDTIPEPLLNRMEVINFTGYTPDEKLKIARKHLLPKSMAAMGISDDMLEVPDSVLETIIEEYTREAGVRGLRKRIDSLCRGAAVLLSKENGQKVTISKEQLRNELDMRPVHREAVPEKQKAGVVTGLAWTAVGGEILYIETLFTKGKGNIIITGKLGDVMKESARIAVSLVKSIFPDKASLFEENDLHIHVPDGAVPKDGPSAGITMTTAIASLVTGNDVDPKIAMTGEVSLRGLVMPIGGLPEKLMAAMRSGVKTVFIPSENEQDLIDVADEVKENLEIIPVKDVAEVLERTAVLSKECLKFAV is encoded by the coding sequence ATGGTAGTAGTTCCGGTATACAATAAACAGCTTATTGCTGAGGGTAATCTTTATTTTCAGACTGAAGAATTTAAGAACCTTGGCGGCAGGGCCGTTCAGGGAGAAAAAGTTGTTCTCCTTCAGAATAAAAAATGGCAGAAAAGAAACGAAATAACGGAAGATAATTTTTATCCTATAGGTGTTTCCGGTATCATAAGTGAAATAGATTCTGATGGATATATTGTAGTAAAGGTTAACAATAGGGTAAACCTGGATGAAATATCTGTTGATTCAATGCACAATATTGAATTAAGTATTTCACGCAGACCGGATACAGAGCTGATAGATCCTGACAGAGAAAATATTGTTCTTACCAAGCTTAAGGAAGAAGCTAAAGAACTGGCATCGAGATTTCAGTATGCAGGATTTTTCAGTAAATTTATTGACAGCATGAAAAATGTAGGTGAGCTTACAGCAGCTCTTTCTTACTGGATGAAGAACAGCAATGATGATAAATATAATATGCTGGCAGAAGATAGTGCTGTCAGACGTATGGAGTTAATGGAAAAGGCTGTTATTGAATTTATTGAGGTTGCTAAAGTTACTACAGATGCAGCATCTGCACAGGAGCAGGAATATAAGGATATGTATCGTGAATCTGCGATTAAAAAGCAGATCGAATACCTGCAGAAAGAATTGGAAGAGATGCATCCTGAGAATCTTACGGATATTCAGAAATTTGAAAAGAAGATTTCTGAATCCGGAATGAATGAAGATGCAGAAAAGGAAGCAAGAAAGGTCTTAAATAGGCTTAAGCAGGAAGGAAAGAACAGTCCGGAGACCGGAATCCTTTATGATTATCTTGATTTTGTGACAGGACTTTCCTGGAAAAAACAGGAGGCAGAATTTATTGATCTTTCAGAAGCTGAGAAGATTCTTGATGATGAGCATTATGGTCTTGAAAAAGTAAAAAAACGTGTTATACAGCAGATTGCAGTAATGAACTTAAAAAGGAAGCAGTCAGGTTCAATACTTCTTTTCGTAGGTGCACCGGGAACCGGTAAGACAAGTATAGGAAAGAGCATTGCGAAGAGTCTTGGAAGGGAATATGTACGCGTTAGCCTTGGAGGAATCAGGGATGAAGCAGATATAAGAGGACACCGTCGTACATATATTGGAGCTATGCCGGGAAGAATAATGGATGCCATAAATAAATCCGGAGTAACTAATCCTGTTATGGTGCTTGATGAAATAGACAAGCTTTCGCAGTCTTATAACGGAGATCCGGCAAGCGCACTCCTGGAGGTTCTCGATCCGGAGCAGAATAATACATTTACCGATCATTATATGAATGTTCCTTATGATCTTTCGGATGTAATGTTTATATGTACCGCAAATAGTATAGATACAATACCGGAACCATTGTTGAACAGAATGGAAGTAATCAACTTTACCGGCTATACTCCGGATGAAAAACTTAAGATTGCCAGAAAGCATCTTTTGCCGAAATCAATGGCTGCTATGGGAATTTCAGATGATATGCTGGAAGTTCCGGATTCGGTTTTGGAAACAATTATTGAAGAATATACAAGAGAGGCTGGTGTAAGAGGTCTGAGAAAGAGAATTGATTCTCTATGTCGTGGAGCTGCAGTGCTGCTTTCAAAGGAAAATGGGCAGAAGGTGACTATCAGTAAAGAACAGCTTAGAAATGAACTTGATATGAGACCGGTACATAGAGAGGCTGTGCCTGAAAAACAAAAAGCAGGTGTTGTAACAGGTCTGGCCTGGACAGCTGTTGGCGGAGAAATATTGTACATCGAAACATTATTTACCAAGGGTAAGGGCAATATTATAATTACCGGTAAACTTGGTGATGTTATGAAAGAATCAGCCCGCATAGCTGTAAGTCTTGTGAAATCTATTTTCCCGGATAAAGCATCTTTATTTGAAGAAAATGATCTTCACATACATGTTCCCGATGGGGCTGTTCCCAAGGATGGTCCATCTGCAGGAATAACAATGACGACAGCAATAGCTTCACTTGTAACCGGAAATGATGTTGATCCTAAGATAGCAATGACAGGCGAGGTTTCTCTCAGAGGTCTCGTAATGCCGATAGGAGGACTTCCGGAAAAACTTATGGCAGCAATGAGAAGCGGAGTTAAAACTGTATTTATCCCTTCTGAAAATGAGCAGGATCTGATTGATGTTGCAGATGAGGTAAAAGAAAATCTTGAGATAATTCCGGTTAAAGATGTGGCAGAGGTCTTGGAAAGAACAGCTGTCTTATCAAAAGAATGTCTTAAATTTGCCGTATAA
- the nagE gene encoding N-acetylglucosamine-specific PTS transporter subunit IIBC: MMKYLQKIGKSLMLPVACLPAAGVLYGIGYWIDPTGWGANSIVAAFCIKAASAIIDQIPILFAIGVSVGMAKDKDGTSGLAGLVSFLMITTLLSTGAVAMYTGVEADAVPAAFGKIQNAFIGILAGIIGSSCYNKFKDTQLPDWLAFFSGKRCVAIITSIVSIFVSAVLFFVWPLIYNLLVMFGESIVGLGPIGAGIYLMLNRALIPFGLHHALNAVFWFDTAGINDLGNFWAGTGTLGTTGMYMTGFFPIMMFGLPAGALAMYHTAKTTRKKVTASLLLAGALASFFTGITEPLEFSFMFLAPGLYIIHAVLTGISAVVCTLLPVRCGFNFSAGLVDYILSFKAPMAQNPILMIPIGLVFALIYYFLFKAVILKFDLKTPGREDDDTEEAELNIKLADSNYSKMAEIILSGLGGKENLKEYDYCATRVRVEVADYTLVDEKKIKSAGVPGVIRPSKTSVQVIVGPKVQFVYDEIKKMI; encoded by the coding sequence ATGATGAAGTATTTACAAAAGATAGGAAAATCTTTGATGCTTCCTGTTGCATGTCTTCCTGCTGCAGGTGTTCTTTATGGTATTGGATACTGGATCGACCCGACAGGATGGGGAGCGAATAGTATTGTTGCTGCCTTTTGCATCAAGGCTGCTTCAGCTATTATCGATCAGATCCCAATTTTGTTTGCGATTGGTGTTTCTGTTGGAATGGCAAAGGACAAAGATGGAACATCAGGACTTGCCGGACTCGTTTCGTTTTTGATGATAACAACACTTCTTTCAACAGGAGCAGTTGCAATGTATACAGGTGTTGAGGCTGATGCCGTTCCTGCCGCTTTTGGAAAAATCCAAAATGCATTTATAGGTATATTGGCAGGTATCATTGGTTCATCGTGTTATAATAAATTCAAAGATACACAGCTTCCTGACTGGCTTGCATTTTTCAGTGGTAAGAGATGTGTTGCTATAATCACATCTATCGTTTCTATTTTCGTTTCGGCAGTTTTATTTTTTGTATGGCCGCTTATTTATAACCTCCTTGTAATGTTTGGAGAGTCTATAGTAGGTCTTGGACCTATAGGCGCAGGTATTTATCTTATGCTCAATCGGGCACTTATTCCATTTGGACTGCATCATGCACTTAATGCTGTATTCTGGTTTGATACGGCCGGTATTAATGATCTCGGAAATTTCTGGGCAGGAACCGGTACGCTTGGAACAACAGGCATGTATATGACAGGATTTTTCCCGATAATGATGTTTGGATTGCCTGCTGGAGCACTTGCAATGTATCATACGGCAAAGACTACACGTAAAAAGGTGACAGCCAGCCTTTTGTTAGCAGGAGCACTTGCTTCTTTCTTTACAGGTATAACAGAGCCATTGGAATTTTCTTTTATGTTTCTTGCACCGGGGCTTTATATAATTCATGCCGTACTCACCGGTATATCTGCAGTTGTATGTACGCTTCTTCCGGTGCGCTGCGGATTTAATTTCAGTGCGGGTCTTGTTGATTATATCTTAAGCTTTAAGGCTCCTATGGCACAAAACCCGATCCTTATGATTCCTATAGGACTGGTATTTGCTTTGATTTACTATTTCCTCTTTAAGGCAGTTATCCTTAAATTTGATTTAAAGACTCCGGGTCGTGAGGATGACGATACAGAAGAGGCAGAATTGAATATAAAGCTTGCAGACAGTAATTATTCAAAGATGGCTGAAATAATCCTTTCAGGACTTGGAGGAAAAGAGAACTTAAAGGAATACGATTATTGTGCTACAAGAGTAAGAGTTGAGGTTGCTGATTATACTCTTGTCGATGAAAAGAAAATTAAATCTGCCGGTGTTCCCGGAGTAATTAGACCATCAAAAACATCCGTACAGGTAATAGTTGGGCCTAAGGTTCAATTTGTCTATGATGAAATAAAGAAAATGATCTAA
- the nagB gene encoding glucosamine-6-phosphate deaminase, whose translation MQIYVTKDYLEMSRKAANIISAQIILKPDSILGLATGSSPIGAYDQLVDWYKKGDLDFSRVTTVNLDEYKGLGMENHQSYCYFMYEHLFSKVNIDPANTHLPDGKNDDPDDACSKYNDLLSNLGRQDLQLLGLGRNGHIGFNEPDNIFDKDVHCVSLTNSTIEANKRFFEAGEEVPSYAYTMGIRSILRAKKILVIASGEDKADAVNKAFFGPVTPLLPASILQLHNDVTLVVDEAAFKNCNNEVFSDELQIYRR comes from the coding sequence ATGCAAATTTATGTAACTAAAGATTATTTAGAAATGAGCAGAAAAGCGGCTAATATTATTTCTGCACAGATAATACTAAAACCGGATTCAATATTGGGACTTGCTACCGGGTCATCACCCATAGGTGCGTATGATCAGCTTGTAGACTGGTATAAAAAGGGAGATTTGGATTTTTCTCGGGTAACTACGGTAAATTTAGATGAGTATAAAGGGCTGGGTATGGAAAACCATCAAAGCTATTGCTATTTTATGTATGAGCATCTTTTTAGTAAGGTAAATATAGACCCTGCCAATACTCACCTGCCGGATGGAAAAAACGATGATCCGGATGATGCATGTTCTAAATATAATGATCTTTTATCAAATCTTGGCAGACAGGATTTACAGCTGCTTGGACTGGGGCGTAATGGACACATTGGATTTAATGAACCAGACAATATTTTTGATAAAGATGTTCATTGCGTATCATTGACAAACAGCACAATAGAAGCCAATAAGCGATTTTTCGAGGCCGGTGAAGAGGTGCCCTCTTATGCCTATACAATGGGGATCAGATCGATATTAAGAGCAAAAAAGATTCTTGTCATAGCGTCAGGTGAGGATAAAGCTGATGCTGTAAATAAGGCATTTTTCGGACCTGTGACACCGCTTTTGCCGGCATCGATCCTGCAGCTTCATAATGATGTTACGCTTGTTGTAGATGAAGCTGCTTTTAAAAATTGCAATAATGAGGTATTTTCGGATGAACTACAAATTTACAGGCGCTAA